Proteins from one Carassius gibelio isolate Cgi1373 ecotype wild population from Czech Republic chromosome A25, carGib1.2-hapl.c, whole genome shotgun sequence genomic window:
- the mafb gene encoding transcription factor MafB, whose amino-acid sequence MASELAMSSSDLPTSPLAMEYVNDFDLMKFEVKKEPVEPDRSISQCSRLIAGGSLSSTPMSTPCSSVPPSPSFSAPSPGSGSEQKAHLEDFYWMTGYQQQLNPEALGFSPEDAVEALINSSHQLQSFDGYARGQQFSSAAGAGGAMAGEEMGSAAAVVSAVIAAAAAQNGTPHHHHHHHHHPGGHHPTPGMQSNGNSASHQHMHLDDRFSDEQLVTMSVRELNRHLRGVSKEEVIRLKQKRRTLKNRGYAQSCRYKRVQQRHVLEGEKTQLLQQVDHLKQEISRLARERDAYKEKYEKLISSGFRENGSSSDNNPSSPEFFMTSRKFLHL is encoded by the coding sequence ATGGCATCAGAACTGGCAATGAGCAGCTCCGACCTGCCCACCAGTCCCCTGGCCATGGAATATGTTAATGACTTcgatctgatgaagtttgaagtgAAAAAGGAGCCGGTGGAGCCCGATCGCAGCATCAGCCAGTGCAGCCGCCTGATCGCCGGGGGATCCCTGTCTTCCACCCCGATGAGCACGCCTTGCAGCTCGGTTCCCCCTTCCCCAAGCTTCTCGGCGCCCAGTCCGGGCTCCGGGAGCGAGCAGAAGGCGCACCTGGAGGATTTCTACTGGATGACCGGCTACCAACAGCAGCTCAACCCAGAGGCTTTGGGCTTCAGCCCCGAGGACGCGGTGGAGGCGCTGATCAACAGCAGTCACCAGCTCCAGAGCTTCGACGGATATGCTAGAGGGCAGCAGTTCAGCAGCGCAGCCGGGGCGGGAGGCGCCATGGCCGGCGAGGAGATGGGATCCGCCGCCGCGGTGGTCTCCGCGGTCATCGCGGCCGCCGCAGCCCAGAACGGGacaccccaccaccaccaccatcaccaccaccacccgGGCGGCCACCATCCGACGCCCGGGATGCAGTCCAACGGCAACTCCGCCAGCCACCAGCACATGCACCTGGACGACCGCTTCTCGGACGAGCAGCTGGTGACCATGTCCGTGCGCGAGCTCAACCGACACCTCCGGGGGGTCAGCAAAGAGGAGGTGATCCGGCTCAAACAGAAGAGGAGAACCCTCAAAAACAGAGGCTATGCCCAGTCGTGTCGCTACAAGCGGGTGCAGCAGAGGCACGTCCTGGAGGGCGAGAAGACCCAGCTGCTGCAGCAGGTGGACCACCTCAAGCAGGAGATCTCCAGACTGGCGCGCGAGAGGGACGCGTACAAGGAGAAGTACGAGAAGCTCATCAGCAGCGGCTTCAGAGAAAACGGCTCGAGCAGCGACAACAACCCGTCGTCCCCGGAGTTTTTCAT